In Arctopsyche grandis isolate Sample6627 chromosome 13, ASM5162203v2, whole genome shotgun sequence, one DNA window encodes the following:
- the bys gene encoding bystin — protein sequence MGRRGGSKGGKGATSAGAGSGVSLGQQLAADNALRQTRNKKRPQKREHDEFIDAGLTKKILLAAREQQQEDDDDSQVVPTIEQSSLLRLRPSDSESDGEADYPDVDDDRDFEPDNYYENIEVDEDDERALEMFMSSNPQKTRNLADIIMDKINEKQTELKTQFSEAGEMQLQEIDPRVRGLYEGVRDVLKRYRSGKLPKAFKMIPNLRNWEQLLHITEPTSWSAASMYQATRIFASNLKEKMAQRFYNLVLLPRIRDDIAEYKKINFHIYQAIKKSLYKPGAFMKGILLPLLESGNCTLREAIIVGSVLARNSVPILHSCAALLKVAEMPYTGANSIIIRIFLDKKYALPYRVVDATVFHFLRFERDNRMLPVLWHQALLTFAQRYKADISIEQREALLILLRKQSHPTITAEIRRELQSAKCRDVEIPNAAAMAID from the exons ATGGGGCGTCGCGGAGGCTCCAAAGGAGGAAAAGGGGCGACGAGCGCCGGGGCCGGGAGCGGAGTCTCGCTGGGACAACAGCTGGCTGCCGACAATGCACTTCGTCAAACCAGAAACAAAAAACGACCGCAGAAGAGAGAACACGACGAG TTTATAGATGCCGGTTTAACCAAAAAGATCCTGTTAGCGGCCAGGGAACAGCAGCAAGAAGACGATGACGATTCACAGGTCGTACCTACAATAGAACAGTCCTCTTTACTTCGGTTGAGACCGTCAG atagcgAAAGCGATGGCGAAGCCGACTATCCAGATGTGGATGACGATCGTGACTTTGAACCAGATAACTATTATGAAAATATCGAAGTCGACGAAGACGATGAGAGAGCTCTCGAGATGTTCATGTCGTCGAATCCACAAAAGACGAGAAACTTGGCAGACATAATTATggataaaattaatgaaaaacagACGGAATTGAAAACACAGTTTTCAGAAGCGGGCGAAATGCAATTGCAAGAAATTGATCCCAG AGTTCGAGGTTTATACGAAGGAGTTCGTGACGTTCTGAAGAGATATCGATCGGGAAAATTACCAAAAGCTTTCAAGATGATTCCGAACTTGCGAAATTGGGAACAACTTCTACACATTACCGAACCAACCTCATGGTCTGCAGCTTCTATGTACCAG GCGACTAGAATATTTGCATCGAATTTAAAAGAAAAGATGGCTCAAAGATTTTACAATCTTGTTTTGCTTCCTAGAATACGGGATGATATTGCTGAATATAAAAAGATTAACTTCCATATATATCAA gccatcaaaaaatcattatataaaCCAGGGGCGTTCATGAAAGGCATTTTATTGCCACTTCTAgag TCTGGAAATTGTACACTTCGTGAAGCTATAATTGTGGGCTCGGTTTTGGCTCGCAATTCAGTCCCAATATTGCATTCATGTGCCGCATTACTGAAAGTAGCTGAAATGCCATACACCGGTGCAAACTCAATAATCATCAGAATATTTCTGGATAAGAAGTATGCCCTCCCGTACAGAGTTGTCGACGCAACAGTATTTCACTTTTTAAG GTTTGAACGTGATAATAGAATGTTACCTGTTTTGTGGCATCAGGCTTTGTTAACATTCGCTCAACGATACAAAGCTGACATATCTATCGAACAACGAGAAGCACTTTTGATTTTACTTCGCAAACAATCTCATCCAACCATTACAGCTGAG ATACGGAGAGAATTGCAGAGTGCGAAATGTAGAGATGTTGAAATACCCAATGCAGCAGCAATGGCGATAGATTGA
- the LOC143920941 gene encoding ranBP2-like and GRIP domain-containing protein 3: MLRTKPEVDRHVAKAFVKLRTDREKSYRGFSIGRLYFDIGEYETCVRYLTQYLTVKDNNAAAHSLLGQAYNKLGRKEEALSEFKTSLELDPNQNNLLLKVCELLSEESVNADAGCMRYWVDRAGNAFPRHPTLFRLCERLLQTEHADCSTVTSLLREQVAARPLDPPSHARLLRHLLQCKRVGDAFNHAYTTHLPSNVAFNNSYLWLDAVIEVIDSYKLEALNGTNAQIWNYWLLCLTVLERKTYLLLGWSTTLIDAVNALRNFDTALYEASHCQKLESSSSILKHFGGQLSLHGGTLILKKAVHEQYGWREATRAATPLFLLAYQTESVQTQNRDLSASWPTISAHRKSQAGHTLLAISKDKKQLSLDNISQYFSEKSWRDKVHKELFGNKEQSKPTQSYILNSKSFFEPKLKLPSLGIELQQADLSSRVFMAESLHLQTWIGMNFDKLSKVSSLDTEDVPSHIDNITNCGPETLCKFDVDAFLYCTVLIAQKTTEMSRKPNFCKLDRPSVLPAILTEPLCSAEQAKWWEYVERLAKRDSNAQIADLRPTLIRGIETVRCVATHGLDPYILTALGKIFSQRAEVDVNQKTALIERAALYYQTALHLLEQLRERITCHQPKKRIFSFTSPDISTERTDTLIEETKLFLGDYYMNNNDNSKAISILSGVKSPYAAFYLFKIHLKLADEEVNFQKENVTSEMRFKRFNLLSKARKYIYITSEKLKESSADSRHPLSSVLHEHIENVEMLLSSVDLDANISKNLSEAEYLSDHQSSVEDNHHHDSTPIKYQRAPHISSTSSSVKAQLRELKKKDHISESVLQQITILVESNKMLAEQVQEFKVALNDMKSQHSESVSDKRKFVNYVDDIRSKVDELREENIINTMDVKREITDLRKELEKLKISPGTSQRHDDAELLLLEESYRNNSAALSYLPRMPGANPAIPTHPFTLYPPNLYPLYAGQYPPVPQLFPTQVFPPEQALYSELLVPPQVPPTQPVQQAIHDYHIPLPTQTQLVPPSVLNSQTTSTPNKSIFDNLRYNNAAGVKPFNLFDPPKSNATPTVDASKPTIFDTPTAAFKFTKDRPVENTSLNKSRTLSEKSNESYDPLPDYRPMVPLPDEIVPTTGEEDEAIIFDARAKLFRFVTGEWKERGLGQLKLLKNENDKVRLLMRRDTVHTVCANHIITPEMELSPMKGTDKAYFWVANDFADEAVKLEKLCVRFKTVEVGKKFFEMFNNSKNNAISTSEPTAPETTVTTKTDSFVASQPNQTATSSVGGFTFTAAPTFKVIKDPVSSTPSTTVDTTKPNPFAGFSFAKSPNSSAPSAISASVNSPIIATAPTVKPVQDVDKNVTASGWGDKFKPKVGSWDCKACYINNDASNDYCVACDSPKDPGMPKKEKKVEFDGPKFTFGIPAATPVIPAATVTTIATTETPKSTFKFGFDIQTTAPPSFSFGTPQTVKSPAKNDNQPIVLGSMENTKYEFAFTPKPSVPKSPNKSFNESANDNDNDVTQEEDDSHIFFEPVIPMPDKVDVKTGEEDEEVLYIHRSKLFRFAEAEWKECGVGDIKILRHNVTKKIRVLMRREPIFKICLNHYLTDDIEYMPKDEKTWLFSACDFSTGEICPQQFCIRFVNKDVAGEFKAAIDNAKTLSTGGEALLSTPKEEIQFISESQVTDGEVEDARKLLLPDKFYSYKNLPPCNGCRGCDNEDACFNVDPETMSSVDKPPALDFGFALPKTPANSIFSDTSTPNFRSNMIFGTKAQSPFNGSTTTQTQSIFGNTIEGKSALESLLKSSQPSNISSVIMTNINNQKNVSMIPTSNIGTTFNSYSGIFGSSGGFGALNSTTNSPGLIGTKPENLIKDETKNNVPKQNIFSFPSKEVSVISKQLGDGNQSTLFKPVVSSSNKIDSNKSSIVESKDDVEFVAESHVTNEELLKARKLMLPDKFYAYKTLPQCSGCRGCDKDEEHNTGALTKLNVQMQGNKEASKVSTGAFNFSNFSIQKTTTQSIFGGVSNFASVTTSAIIPTANPPVFSTGATPAFGGGMLFGPNSQVSFNSAPVFGAADTKKPIPFETLVKKDAPVNVFGGISGANSLLAATNPVAVADNKKTEAVTTTPSLFGGFLAANSNIFGNDVNKPAGDATNQSLNFWANKSSFTFGKPLMETKAIDLSKSYNDVSDDEQPSNDDGDNIYFKPAIPLPDEVEVKTGEELEEVLYSHRSKLYRFASSEWKECGLGDVKILHHFETNRLRVLMRREPIMKVCLNHMLTDDIVYSVKDEKSWLFSACDFSTGEITPQQFCIRFLNKDIAQEFLNAINDARAKYPDSTDDTLDVQADEEKTIESVEEEKTVSESNGTPGNTQDSAAKALVAAPKLTLSNTFTSPISQVPKTETVTVNTTPVFGITSSISQVPKTETVTVNTMPVFGMQKHSIFSNLMTSNTPLSTVFGSTVLNSSNNITFENIAKEAAVDRKAPETWPATEDFFTLAAKQDDPVIKPSNISKEIKSFTWEGAGTPLFSSASKTPSKNDTSEDGTTEEHDPHFNPIVPLPDKIEVVTGEEDEVVEYNQRCKLFRYSNNEWRERGTGELKILHHPQRFSFRMLLRQEQVHKVVLNQLITTELDLMPMTNSPKAFMWVGLNYTDDEKGVVEKLAVRFRTEDIAASFKSKVDSILEKLPEEIVVTGVSPAEFIEAYQGHGGEEDDSDDEETDDHSHYDYDYDDTP; this comes from the exons ATGCTGCGGACCAAGCCTGAGGTCGACCGGCACGTGGCCAAGGCGTTCGTCAAATTGCGAACTGACAGAGAG aaAAGTTACCGTGGATTTTCAATTGGtagattgtattttgatatTGGAGAGTATGAGACTTGCGTTCGTTATCTGACACAGTACTTGACTGTGAAAGATAACAATGCGGCCGCGCACAGCCTCTTGGGACAAGCTTACAACAAATTGGGACGAAAAGAGGAAGCGCTATCCGAATTTAAAACATCGCTAGAACTAGATCCCAATCAGAACAATCTCTTACTTAAAG tATGTGAACTACTATCGGAAGAGTCTGTGAACGCCGATGCAGGGTGTATGCGTTATTGGGTGGATCGCGCTGGAAATGCTTTCCCTCGACATCCGACTCTATTTCGTCTCTGCGAACGTCTGCTTCAGACGGAACACGCCGATTGTTCCACCGTTACGTCTTTATTACGGGAGCAGGTAGCCGCGCGTCCTTTAGACCCACCTTCGCATGCTCGACTTCTGCGACATCTGTTGCAGTGCAAACGAGTCGGAGACGCTTTCAACCATGCCTACACCACCCACTTGCCCAGCAATGTAGCTTTCAACAACTCTTATTTGTGGCTTGATGCCGTCATCGAAGTGATCGATTCCTATAAATTGGAAGCGTTGAACGGAACGAATGCACAGATTTGGAATTATTGGCTGCTTTGTTTGACGGTGCTCGAAAGAAAAACATATTTGCTGCTCGGTTGGAGCACAACTTTAATAGACGCCGTTAATGCTTTGAGGAATTTCGATACGGCTTTGTATGAAGCAAGTCACTGCCAGAAGTTGGAATCGTCCAGTAGCATATTGAAGCATTTCGGAGGACAGTTGAGCTTGCACGGGGGCACTTTGATCCTGAAGAAAGCCGTGCATGAGCAATACGGTTGGCGTGAAGCGACTCGTGCTGCGACTCCGCTATTTTTATTAGCATACCAGACTGAATCTGTGCAAACTCAAAATCGAGACTTAAGCGCATCGTGGCCGACTATATCAGCACATCGAAAATCACAAGCTGGTCACACTCTACTAGCGATTTCTAAAGATAAAAAGCAGTTGTCTTTAGATAACATTTCTCAATACTTCTCTGAAAAGTCGTGGCGAGACAAAGTCCACAAGGAATTGTTTGGAAATAAAGAGCAATCTAAACCGACCCAGTCCTATATTTTAAACTCAAAATCATTCTTTGAACCAAAGTTAAAACTCCCTAGTCTAGGTATCGAATTGCAACAAGCTGATCTTTCATCTCGTGTATTCATGGCAGAGTCTCTCCACCTGCAGACGTGGATAGGAATGAACTTTGACAAGCTTTCCAAAGTATCGTCGCTCGATACGGAAGACGTACCATCGCATATAGACAACATAACCAATTGTGGACCAGAAACATTGTGTAAATTCGACGTGGACGCGTTTCTATACTGCACGGTTTTGATAGCTCAAAAGACAACAGAAATGAGTCGAAAGCCCAACTTTTGTAAGCTTGATCGTCCGTCTGTTCTACCGGCGATCCTGACGGAGCCATTGTGCAGTGCAGAGCAAGCTAAATGGTGGGAGTATGTAGAACGCTTGGCGAAGCGGGATTCCAATGCCCAAATAGCTGACTTAAGACCGACGCTCATACGTGGTATTGAGACTGTGCGTTGCGTGGCAACTCATGGTTTAGATCCATATATATTAACAGCACTGGGAAAGATATTTAGTCAGCGCGCCGAGGTTGATGTCAATCAGAAAACTGCGCTCATTGAACGTGCTGCTCTTTATTATCAGACTGCTTTGCATTTGCTGGAACAGCTTCGCGAACGTATCACATGTCATCAACCGAAGAAGCGCATATTTAGCTTCACATCTCCAGATATTTCCACTGAACGCACCGACACTTTGATCGAAGAGACCAAGCTATTCCTTGGAGATTACTACatgaataataatgataattcaaAGGCGATTTCAATTTTAAGCGGTGTCAAATCTCCATATGCTGCTTTCtatctatttaaaattcatctCAAGCTCGCGGATGAAGAAGTCAATTTTCAGAAAGAAAATGTAACGTCTGAAATGCGATTCAAGCGTTTCAATTTATTATCCAAAGCtcgtaaatatatctatataactTCTGAAAAATTGAAGGAATCGAGCGCCGATTCTCGGCATCCATTGTCTAGTGTACTGCATGAGCATATTGAGAATGTAGAAATGTTGCTTTCGTCTGTAGATCTTGATGcaaatatttctaaaaatttgTCTGAAGCTGAATATTTGTCTGATCATCAATCATCAGTTGAGGATAATCATCACCACGATTCTACACCTATCAAATATCAACGAGCGCCACATATATCCAGCACATCTAGTTCCGTCAAAGCGCAGTTGCGGGAACTGAAAAAGAAGGATCACATATCAGAATCTGTGCTGCAACAGATTACAATACTCGTTGAATCAAATAAAATGCTCGCTGAACAAGTTCAAGAGTTCAAAGTCGCATTAAACGATATGAAATCTCAACATTCAGAATCGGTCAGTGATAAGCGCAAATTCGTGAACTACGTTGACGATATCAGATCTAAAGTAGACGAATTGCGtgaagaaaatataattaacacAATGGACGTGAAGAGGGAAATAACCGACCTGCGCAAGGAgttagaaaaattgaaaatttctccGGGTACGTCACAAAGACACGATGATGCCGAACTTTTACTCTTGGAAGAGTCTTACAGGAATAATTCTGCAGCGTTGTCATACTTGCCGAGAATGCCTGGTGCAAATCCTGCTATACCTACTCACCCCTTCACCCTTTATCCCCCTAATTTATATCCGCTTTACGCCGGTCAGTATCCACCTGTACCTCAATTGTTCCCCACTCAAGTATTCCCGCCGGAACAGGCACTCTATTCCGAATTATTAGTACCACCGCAAGTTCCACCAACGCAACCCGTGCAACAAGCTATCCACGACTATCATATTCCACTTCCGACGCAGACTCAACTGGTACCACCATCTGTGCTCAATTCGCAAACTACTTCCACTCCCAACAAGTCCATATTTGATAATTTACGATACAATAATGCAGCGGGTGTTAAACCATTCAACCTGTTCGACCCGCCTAAATCCAACGCAACTCCAACAGTAGATGCGTCTAAGCCTACCATTTTTGATACGCCTACTGCCGCTTTCAAATTTACTAAAGATAGACCTGTTGAAAATACCTCATTGAACAAATCTCGTACTCTGTCTGAGAAAAGCAATGAGAGCTACGACCCGTTGCCAGATTATAGACCAATGGTGCCATTGCCGGATGAAATCGTGCCAACGACTGGCGAGGAAGATGAAGCTATTATATTCGACGCACGCGCTAAGCTATTCCGATTTGTGACCGGCGAATGGAAAGAGCGTGGTCTCGGTCAGTTGAAGCTTTTGAAGAATGAGAACGATAAGGTGAGGTTGCTGATGCGACGAGACACCGTGCACACAGTTTGCGCTAATCATATCATCACTCCCGAAATGGAACTATCTCCCATGAAAGGTACTGATAAGGCGTACTTTTGGGTCGCTAATGATTTTGCCGACGAAGCTGTCAAGTTGGAAAAATTATGCGTCAGGTTTAAAACCGTGGAAGTTGGTAAGAAGTTCTTTGAAATGTTCaacaatagtaaaaataacgCTATTAGTACAAGCGAACCGACCGCTCCTGAAACGACTGTAACTACTAAAACTGATAGCTTTGTTGCTTCACAACCAAATCAAACAGCTACTAGTTCTGTTGGTGGTTTTACTTTCACGGCAGCACCGACTTTCAAAGTCATTAAGGATCCTGTATCGTCGACGCCCAGCACTACTGTTGATACCACTAAGCCTAATCCTTTTGCAGGCTTCAGTTTCGCCAAATCTCCCAACTCGAGTGCTCCATCTGCCATTTCGGCTTCGGTCAATAGTCCTATAATAGCTACAGCACCCACGGTAAAGCCTGTTCAAGATGTTGATAAAAATGTCACGGCATCTGGTTGGGGAGATAAATTCAAACCGAAAGTCGGTTCATGGGATTGCAAAGCTTGCTACATCAATAACGATGCTTCAAATGATTACTGTGTCGCTTGCGACAGTCCGAAAGATCCTGGAATGCCAAAGAAAGAAAAGAAAGTTGAATTCGATGGGCCTAAATTCACATTTGGAATTCCAGCAGCTACTCCGGTCATCCCCGCTGCCACTGTTACTACTATTGCCACTACTGAGACTCCAAAATCTACCTTTAAATTTGGTTTTGACATTCAAACTACAGCTCCACCTTCGTTCTCATTTGGAACACCTCAAACTGTCAAATCACCTGCTAAAAATGATAATCAACCGATTGTATTAGGCTCAATGGAAAATACAAAGTACGAATTCGCTTTCACACCGAAGCCGTCTGTACCTAAGAGTCCTAATAAGTCTTTTAATGAAAGTGCAAACGATAACGATAATGATGTTACGCAAGAGGAGGATGACAGTCATATTTTCTTCGAGCCTGTTATTCCGATGCCGGATAAAGTTGACGTAAAAACAGGCGAGGAGGATGAAGAAGTTTTATACATCCATCGGTCTAAATTATTCCGTTTTGCCGAAGCTGAATGGAAGGAATGCGGCGTGGGCGATATTAAAATTCTGCGGCATAATGTAACTAAGAAAATCAGAGTGCTTATGCGCAGGGAGCCTATTTTTAAGATATGCTTAAACCACTACCTCACCGACGATATTGAATATATGCCAAAAGACGAAAAAACGTGGCTGTTTTCAGCTTGCGACTTCAGCACGGGAGAAATATGCCCACAACAATTTTGCATACGTTTTGTCAACAAAGATGTAGCCGGTGAGTTCAAAGCAGCCATCGATAATGCTAAAACTTTATCAACCGGCGGTGAAGCACTGCTAAGCACACCCAAAGAAGAAATACAATTTATATCCGAATCGCAAGTCACCGATGGTGAAGTAGAAGATGCTAGAAAGCTATTGCTTCCAGATAAGTTTTACTCGTATAAAAATTTGCCTCCGTGTAATGGCTGCAGAGGCTGCGATAATGAGGATGCTTGTTTTAATGTCGACCCTGAGACAATGTCGAGCGTAGACAAACCTCCTGCATTAGATTTCGGATTTGCTTTACCGAAAACACCAGCCAATTCTATCTTCTCCGATACATCGACTCCGAACTTCAGGTCTAATATGATTTTCGGCACTAAAGCTCAGTCTCCATTCAACGGGTCCACGACGACTCAAACACAGTCTATATTTGGAAATACCATCGAGGGCAAAAGCGCTTTAGAGTCTTTATTGAAAAGTAGCCAACCTTCAAATATAAGCTCCGTAATCATGACCAATATTAATAATCAGAAGAATGTGAGCATGATACCAACTAGTAATATCGGTACTACATTCAATTCTTATAGTGGAATATTTGGATCATCTGGTGGATTCGGTGCTCTTAATAGCACCACAAATTCACCAGGTTTGATTGGAACTAAACCCGAGAACTTGATAAAAGACGAGACTAAAAATAATGTgccaaaacaaaatattttctcgTTTCCTTCAAAAGAAGTTTCAG taataagCAAGCAATTAGGAGACGGAAACCAATCGACGTTGTTTAAACCTGTCGTGTCatcatcaaataaaattgacTCCAATAAATCTAGCATCGTTGAATCTAAAGATGATGTCGAATTTGTCGCCGAGTCTCACGTCACCAATGAGGAGTTGTTAAAGGCCAGAAAATTGATGCTGCCTGATAAATTCTACGCTTATAAGACATTGCCGCAATGCTCCGGCTGCAGAGGCTGTGATAAAGACGAGGAACACAATACCGGAGCTCTCACTAAGCTGAATGTACAGATGCAAGGAAATAAGGAAGCTTCGAAGGTTTCAACGGGCGcatttaatttcagtaacttcTCCATTCAAAAGACGACAACCCAGAGTATATTTGGAGGCGTTTCAAACTTCGCAAGCGTCACCACATCCGCAATCATCCCTACGGCGAATCCTCCCGTCTTCTCAACGGGAGCAACTCCTGCGTTCGGCGGTGGAATGCTGTTTGGTCCCAATTCCCAGGTCTCGTTTAATTCTGCGCCCGTGTTCGGAGCTGCCGATACCAAGAAACCGATTCCTTTCGAAACGCTCGTAAAGAAAGATGCTCCAGTCAATGTTTTCGGAGGTATTTCCGGCGCCAATTCTCTATTGGCTGCTACTAATCCTGTGGCTGTTGCTGATAATAAAAAGACCGAAGCAGTGACGACTACGCCTAGTTTGTTTGGAGGATTTTTAGCTGctaattcgaatatattcggcaATGATGTCAATAAGCCTGCTGGTGATGCCACTAACCAAAGCCTCAACTTCTGGGCGAATAAGTCTTCATTTACATTTGGAAAGCCGTTGATGGAAACTAAag ctaTTGATTTGAGCAAGTCTTACAATGACGTCAGTGATGATGAACAGCCTTCTAATGACGATGGtgataatatatatttcaaacctGCTATTCCGTTACCTGATGAG gtTGAAGTCAAGACAGGTGAAGAGCTAGAAGAAGTCCTTTACAGTCATAGATCTAAATTATACCGTTTTGCCAGTTCCGAGTGGAAAGAGTGCGGACTGGGAGACGTTAAAATTCTTCATCACTTTGAAACGAATAGACTTAG GGTATTGATGCGACGCGAGCCTATAATGAAAGTCTGTTTGAATCACATGCTCACCGACGACATAGTATATAGCGTTAAGGACGAGAAATCGTGGCTGTTTTCCGCTTGCGATTTCAGCACCGGCGAAATAACGCCACAGCAGTTCTGCATCCGATTCCTGAACAAAGACATAGCTCAAGAGTTCTTAAACGCCATCAACGACGCCAGGGCTAAATACCCCGATTCGACTGACGACACTCTGGACGTTCAAGCGGACGAAGAAAAGACGATCGAATCCGTCGAGGAGGAAAAGACTGTCAGCGAATCGAACGGAACCCCTGGAAATACTCAAGATAGTGCCGCCAAGGCTTTGGTCGCTGCTCCCAAATTAACACTGTCGAACACTTTCACTAGTCCCATTAGTCAAGTTCCAAAAACGGAAACCGTTACTGTGAATACTACGCCGGTGTTTGGCATCACCAGTTCCATCAGTCAAGTTCCAAAAACGGAAACCGTCACCGTGAATACTATGCCAGTGTTTGGCATGCAAAAGCATTCCATCTTCAGCAATTTGATGACGAGCAACACCCCGTTGTCTACCGTCTTCGGCAGCACTGTTTTAAACTCGTCGAATAATATCACGTTTGAAAATATAGCGAAGGAGGCTGCCGTCGATCGAAAAGCACCAGAAACGTGGCCAGCCACTGAAGACTTCTTCACGCTCGCTGCTAAACAAGACGATCCTGTCATCAAACCAAGTAATATAA GTAAAGAAATTAAGTCGTTCACCTGGGAAGGAGCAGGCACGCCATTATTCAGCTCTGCGTCGAAAACCCCGTCGAAGAACGACACCTCTGAAGACGGAACCACCGAAGAACATGATCCTCACTTCAATCCGATAGTACCATTACCTGATAAAATCGAAGTCGTCACCGGGGAAGAGGACGAAGTGGTCGAGTATAACCAGAGGTGTAAGCTTTTCCGTTACTCCAATAACGAATGGCGGGAACGGGGAACGGGAGAGTTGAAAATTTTGCATCATCCCCAACGGTTCAGTTTCCGTATGCTGCTACGGCAAGAACAA GTTCACAAAGTGGTGTTAAATCAATTGATAACGACCGAGTTAGATCTAATGCCGATGACCAACTCTCCCAAGGCTTTCATGTGGGTCGGTTTGAACTATACTGATGATGAGAAAGGCGTCGTTGAGAAATTAGCTGTCAGATTCCGCACCGAAGATATCGCAGCGAGTTTCAAATCCAAAGTAGATTCAATTTTAGAG AAATTGCCTGAAGAGATAGTCGTGACTGGCGTGTCACCTGCCGAGTTTATTGAAGCTTATCAGGGTCACGGCGGTGAAGAAGACGATAGTGATGACGAAGAAACGGACGATCACAGTCATTACGACTACGACTATGATGAT ACTCCATAA